One Phoenix dactylifera cultivar Barhee BC4 chromosome 8, palm_55x_up_171113_PBpolish2nd_filt_p, whole genome shotgun sequence genomic window carries:
- the LOC103720815 gene encoding ras-related protein Rab7 has product MWILDHNFRFIRNRFREDSKSTLVADISAIELRIGDRRVTLQLWDTAGQEKFQSLAPVFYRRADCCVLVFDVTNPSSFSSLYDWHKQFLEMARPSDREKFPFVLLGNKADTDGQTRRRVPEVRAKQWCSMRGNIRYFETSARDNQNVDAAFFHVAKLALANNDEQDIYFQRIAEFVSEPEQGSGCAC; this is encoded by the exons ATGTGGATTCTTGaccataattttagatttatacGCAACAGATTCAGGGAAGACTCTAAGTCTACGCTTGTTGCTGATATATCTGCAATAGAACTTCGGATAGGCGACAGGCGTGTGACTTTGCAA CTCTGGGATACAGCTGGTCAGGAAAAATTTCAGAGTCTTGCTCCAGTCTTTTATAGACGAGCAGATTGCTGCGTATTGGTCTTTGATGTCACTAATCCCAgttctttttcctctctttaCGACTGGCACAAACAGTTCCTTGAAATG GCCAGGCCATCAGACCGGGAGAAATTTCCATTTGTTCTACTTGGAAACAAGGCTGATACAGATGGACAGACCAGAAGACGG GTTCCTGAGGTCAGAGCAAAGCAGTGGTGCAGTATGCGTGGCAACATACGTTACTTTGAGACTTCAGCAAGAGACAACCAGAATGTTGATGCTGCCTTTTTCCATGTTGCTAAACTTGCACTAGCCAATAACGATGAGCAGGATAT ATACTTCCAGCGTATTGCAGAATTCGTTTCAGAACCAGAGCAAGGCAGTGGATGTGCCTGCTGA